A window from Neorhizobium sp. NCHU2750 encodes these proteins:
- a CDS encoding ABC transporter permease yields MAGRIHPLLGAFAALVFVFLLAPLVIIIGASLSDTSYLTFPPRGLTLRWFSNIFEISAFATTAITSLQVAILGTALSLLIGIPAAYALSRYRIGLPRWLGTLFVLPILVPEIVFGFSLLKSITIGLGLPIFASLVLGHALLVLPYSVRVVGASLASFDFSVEEAAISLGCPPLKTFLTVVLPNIRAGVLAAFILAFITSINDVSISVFLTGPGISTLPIQILAHMEQFFDPTIASVSVLLMLVTVGVMAIVEMTLGLTFLTK; encoded by the coding sequence ATGGCAGGCCGCATCCATCCGCTCCTTGGCGCTTTCGCCGCCCTTGTATTCGTCTTTCTTCTGGCTCCGCTCGTCATCATTATCGGTGCCTCGCTCAGCGATACGAGCTACCTCACCTTCCCCCCGCGAGGCCTGACGCTTCGCTGGTTCTCCAATATTTTCGAAATATCGGCCTTTGCGACGACGGCAATCACCAGCCTGCAGGTGGCAATCCTCGGCACCGCGCTGTCTCTGCTCATCGGCATTCCGGCCGCCTATGCATTGTCACGTTATCGCATCGGGCTGCCAAGATGGCTCGGTACTCTGTTCGTCCTGCCGATCCTCGTGCCGGAAATCGTTTTCGGTTTCTCACTGTTGAAGTCGATCACGATCGGGCTCGGCCTGCCGATCTTTGCGAGCCTCGTCCTCGGGCACGCGCTGCTGGTACTGCCCTATTCGGTGCGGGTGGTCGGTGCGAGCCTCGCCTCCTTCGATTTTTCCGTCGAGGAGGCCGCGATCAGTCTCGGTTGTCCACCGCTGAAGACCTTTCTCACGGTCGTCCTGCCGAATATTCGTGCCGGCGTGCTTGCCGCCTTCATCCTCGCCTTCATCACCTCGATCAACGACGTATCGATTTCGGTCTTCCTGACCGGCCCCGGCATTTCCACCCTGCCGATCCAGATTCTCGCCCATATGGAACAGTTCTTCGACCCGACGATCGCCTCGGTCTCCGTCTTGCTGATGCTGGTGACCGTAGGCGTCATGGCCATCGTCGAAATGACGCTCGGCCTCACCTTCCTGACGAAATAA
- a CDS encoding CcdB family protein, producing the protein MARFAVHELGSGLVLDIQSNLLDGLHTRVVVPLIAEHDIKRAAERLNPRFEIAGTTFVMMTEFLAAVPAAELGAMVTSLARHADEITAATDFLFQGF; encoded by the coding sequence ATGGCGCGTTTCGCGGTGCATGAACTCGGCAGCGGGCTGGTTCTGGATATCCAGAGCAACCTGCTCGACGGACTTCATACAAGGGTGGTCGTACCGCTCATCGCCGAGCATGACATCAAGCGCGCGGCAGAGCGCCTGAACCCTCGCTTTGAAATTGCCGGCACCACATTCGTGATGATGACCGAGTTTTTGGCTGCGGTCCCCGCCGCAGAGCTGGGCGCCATGGTCACAAGCCTTGCCCGCCACGCAGACGAGATCACCGCCGCCACTGATTTCCTCTTCCAAGGCTTCTGA
- a CDS encoding heavy metal translocating P-type ATPase, translating into MSPDVTQDQSSNQVRYKVGGMDCASCAAKIDTAVRRMPGVRDVAVSVSAATMTVDHDGSTDFGAVEKKIAGLGYTLRALGRKATVPQAYTHNHHHEHGPGCVHDHHQHDHSGSHGGRHDHAHHHDGSHDHAGHSHADRDAEEIEGLHGHDHGAMEGPWWKSQKGRLTIAAGLAFALAYGLGHLLPAYESYLFIVAILIGLVPIARRAIMAALAGTPFSIEMLMTIAAVGAVVINAAEEAAAVVFLFLVGELLEGVAAGRARASIQGLTALVPKTALLEEGGKTREVPAEELTVDTIILVRPGDRISADGLILSGDSAIDEAPVTGESTPVRKGEGGKVFAGTINGDAALRVKVTAAAQDNTIARVVRLVEEAQEKKAPTERFIDRFSRYYTPGVVAVAALVAILPPLIAGADWSEWIYKGLAILLIGCPCALVISTPAAIAASLSAGARRGLLLKGGAVLEMLGKLTAVALDKTGTLTSGKPQVTDVIAFGRNAEDVLRLSAALETGSSHPLALAVLAKADEEEVDIPVATDTRAIGGKGVAAVVEGAELFLGSPKAAAERVALPMAHARRLAGLNDEGKTVSVLVVDGLLAGAIAMRDEPRADAKAGLQALADAGVKTVMLTGDNARTAAAIGADLGIEVRAELMPEDKQRIVGELQREGFVVGKVGDGINDAPALAAADVGVAMGGGTDVALETADAAVLHGRVSDIAGMIDLSRRTMRNIHQNIAIALGLKAVFLVTTIIGITGLWPAILADTGATVLVTINALRLLRA; encoded by the coding sequence ATGTCCCCTGATGTAACCCAAGATCAGAGCTCAAACCAAGTGCGCTACAAGGTTGGCGGCATGGATTGCGCCAGCTGTGCTGCCAAGATCGATACGGCGGTCCGCCGTATGCCGGGTGTGAGAGACGTGGCTGTGTCAGTGTCGGCCGCAACAATGACGGTCGATCACGACGGCAGCACGGATTTCGGTGCCGTTGAAAAGAAGATTGCGGGTCTCGGCTATACGCTGAGGGCATTGGGGCGCAAGGCTACGGTGCCGCAGGCCTATACACATAATCATCACCACGAACATGGCCCCGGCTGCGTTCATGATCATCACCAGCATGACCACAGCGGCTCACATGGAGGGAGGCACGACCATGCACACCACCATGATGGCAGCCACGATCACGCGGGTCACAGCCATGCTGATCGCGATGCCGAGGAGATCGAGGGGTTGCATGGCCATGACCATGGAGCAATGGAGGGTCCCTGGTGGAAATCGCAAAAGGGTCGGTTGACGATTGCCGCTGGACTTGCATTTGCTCTGGCCTATGGGCTCGGCCATCTTTTGCCGGCGTATGAGAGCTATCTTTTCATTGTCGCGATTCTGATCGGCCTTGTGCCGATCGCGCGCCGGGCGATCATGGCAGCGCTTGCCGGTACGCCATTCTCGATCGAGATGCTGATGACGATCGCGGCTGTCGGCGCCGTGGTCATCAATGCTGCAGAGGAGGCTGCCGCAGTCGTATTTCTGTTCCTGGTCGGCGAGCTGCTGGAGGGCGTTGCTGCCGGCAGGGCGCGGGCAAGTATCCAGGGCCTGACCGCGCTGGTGCCCAAAACCGCCCTGCTGGAAGAGGGCGGCAAGACCCGTGAGGTACCGGCTGAGGAACTGACGGTCGATACGATCATCCTCGTGCGTCCGGGCGACCGGATTTCGGCCGATGGCCTTATCCTGTCGGGCGACAGCGCAATCGACGAGGCGCCGGTGACAGGCGAAAGCACACCTGTTCGCAAGGGCGAGGGGGGAAAGGTTTTTGCCGGTACGATCAATGGCGACGCAGCCTTGCGCGTGAAGGTGACGGCTGCAGCTCAAGACAACACGATCGCTCGTGTCGTGCGGCTGGTCGAGGAAGCACAGGAGAAGAAAGCGCCGACGGAACGCTTTATCGATCGCTTCTCCCGATACTACACACCGGGTGTCGTGGCTGTGGCGGCCCTCGTTGCGATCCTCCCACCGCTTATCGCAGGTGCGGACTGGAGCGAGTGGATCTACAAGGGGCTGGCTATCCTGCTGATCGGCTGCCCCTGTGCTCTGGTGATCTCGACCCCGGCGGCCATCGCTGCCTCCCTCTCGGCAGGTGCGCGGCGCGGTCTGCTTTTGAAGGGTGGTGCTGTGCTGGAAATGCTCGGCAAGCTTACGGCGGTCGCGCTGGACAAGACCGGCACACTGACATCGGGAAAACCGCAGGTGACGGACGTCATCGCGTTCGGTCGCAATGCCGAGGATGTCCTCCGTCTTTCGGCAGCACTCGAGACGGGGTCGAGCCACCCGCTCGCGCTTGCGGTGTTGGCCAAGGCGGACGAGGAAGAGGTCGATATTCCGGTCGCAACGGATACGAGAGCGATTGGCGGCAAAGGCGTTGCCGCTGTCGTCGAGGGAGCCGAGTTGTTTCTCGGTTCGCCAAAGGCTGCTGCAGAGCGCGTAGCCTTGCCGATGGCGCATGCGCGTCGCCTCGCGGGCCTGAACGACGAGGGCAAGACCGTCTCCGTGTTGGTTGTCGATGGCCTTTTGGCCGGAGCAATCGCCATGCGTGATGAGCCGCGTGCCGACGCAAAGGCTGGACTGCAGGCACTCGCCGACGCCGGTGTGAAGACCGTGATGCTGACGGGAGACAATGCTCGCACGGCAGCGGCGATCGGGGCAGATCTCGGCATAGAGGTACGCGCCGAACTGATGCCGGAAGACAAGCAGCGCATCGTCGGAGAGCTGCAGCGTGAAGGCTTCGTCGTCGGCAAGGTTGGTGACGGGATCAACGACGCGCCGGCTCTTGCAGCTGCCGATGTCGGGGTCGCCATGGGCGGTGGTACCGACGTGGCGCTGGAGACGGCCGATGCCGCAGTGCTCCATGGTCGCGTATCGGACATCGCCGGCATGATCGATCTCTCCAGGCGGACGATGCGGAATATCCATCAGAACATTGCGATTGCTCTCGGTCTGAAGGCGGTATTCCTGGTGACGACCATCATCGGCATCACGGGACTGTGGCCGGCAATCCTTGCAGATACCGGCGCCACCGTGCTGGTGACGATCAATGCGTTGCGGCTCTTGCGAGCCTGA
- a CDS encoding type II toxin-antitoxin system CcdA family antitoxin, which produces MPVTSRKAANLSLDSELLAEARALDINLSRAAEDGIAQAVRTERERRWLEDNAGAIEAHNDYVARHGLPLAKHRMF; this is translated from the coding sequence ATGCCGGTGACATCTCGGAAAGCAGCCAACCTCTCACTGGACAGCGAACTTCTTGCCGAGGCGCGGGCGCTGGATATCAACCTTTCGCGTGCCGCCGAAGATGGCATAGCCCAGGCCGTAAGGACGGAGCGCGAACGCCGCTGGCTCGAGGATAATGCCGGCGCAATAGAGGCGCATAACGACTATGTAGCCAGGCACGGCCTGCCGCTCGCAAAGCACCGGATGTTTTGA
- a CDS encoding ABC transporter ATP-binding protein encodes MTVSLTIENLSAHYGQNQVLDDLSLSVKAGELVSLLGSSGCGKTTTLRIVAGFLQPTSGHVRLGDRNLTALPAHARDIGLVFQNYALFPHLTVLDNVAFGLKQRGIKKPDRVARALAMLDRVGLGPVAKRLPSALSGGQKQRVALARALVIEPPLLMFDEPLSNLDARLRIDMRIEIRQLQKANGTTSLYVTHDQEEAFSISDRVAIMNAGRIMQLDTPEVLYRKPANAFVAGFVGFENLIPMKAIARNGTVVTAEMAGGARLDLSQDSFGAIGDSFLLATRPDGLIVRQSGSGIPAILGTRTYLGRAYQYRCVTAAGDLAAHSALSEPLEPGSHTVLVPVPEQCCILSAKA; translated from the coding sequence GTGACCGTATCGCTGACCATCGAAAATCTCTCCGCCCACTATGGCCAGAACCAGGTCCTCGACGACCTGTCGCTCTCCGTCAAAGCCGGCGAGCTCGTCTCGCTGCTCGGCTCCTCCGGCTGCGGCAAGACGACGACGCTGCGGATCGTGGCAGGCTTCCTGCAACCGACATCAGGCCATGTCAGGCTGGGGGACAGGAACCTGACCGCCCTGCCGGCCCATGCCCGCGATATCGGCCTCGTCTTCCAGAATTACGCGCTTTTTCCCCACCTGACGGTGCTGGACAATGTCGCTTTCGGCCTGAAACAGCGCGGCATCAAAAAGCCCGATCGGGTGGCGCGCGCACTGGCGATGCTGGACCGGGTCGGGCTCGGCCCCGTCGCCAAGCGCCTGCCCTCGGCCTTATCTGGCGGACAGAAGCAGCGCGTGGCGCTGGCGCGCGCCCTCGTCATCGAGCCGCCGCTGCTGATGTTCGACGAGCCGCTGTCCAATCTCGATGCAAGGCTGAGGATCGACATGCGCATCGAGATCCGCCAGCTCCAGAAGGCGAACGGCACCACGTCGCTTTACGTCACGCATGATCAGGAGGAGGCATTCTCGATATCCGACCGTGTCGCGATCATGAATGCCGGCCGCATCATGCAGCTGGACACGCCGGAAGTGCTCTACCGAAAGCCGGCCAATGCCTTCGTTGCCGGCTTCGTCGGGTTCGAAAACCTCATTCCGATGAAGGCGATCGCCCGCAACGGCACGGTCGTGACCGCTGAGATGGCAGGTGGAGCGCGGCTGGACCTGTCACAGGATAGTTTCGGCGCGATTGGCGACAGCTTCTTGCTCGCGACCCGCCCTGACGGCCTGATAGTCCGCCAATCGGGCAGCGGCATCCCGGCAATACTCGGCACCCGTACCTATCTCGGCCGGGCCTACCAGTATAGATGCGTGACGGCCGCGGGAGATCTCGCCGCCCATAGTGCATTGTCCGAACCTCTGGAGCCGGGATCGCACACCGTGCTTGTACCCGTGCCCGAGCAGTGCTGCATTCTTTCTGCGAAGGCTTGA
- a CDS encoding ABC transporter permease has product MNRFAKWGLTLPATLLVILALVVPVLITIASTFGEPRGVFSTYSAFFNSGFRTGILYRTLRIALMTTALSLIVGFLTAYVIAQMPARLKSIAIIAAVFPLLTGVVVRSFAWLIILGKNGIINNLLISLGITTEPLSMLYTEGSVIVAMVYLFVPLMILTLTGVLEAIPRDVVEASASLGAKPFATFLQVILPLAVPGLIVGAVLVFTGSFTSYATPQLLGGERQMMMGTLLYQRAMVTFDWVGASTIAAIMVVITIAVVSIMSRMARRLNPMTV; this is encoded by the coding sequence ATGAACAGGTTCGCCAAATGGGGACTGACGCTGCCCGCCACGCTGCTGGTCATCCTGGCGCTGGTGGTGCCGGTACTGATCACCATTGCAAGCACGTTCGGCGAGCCGAGGGGCGTATTCTCCACCTACAGCGCCTTCTTCAACAGCGGTTTCCGCACCGGCATACTCTATCGAACACTCCGTATCGCGCTCATGACCACCGCGCTCTCTTTGATCGTCGGCTTCCTGACCGCTTATGTGATCGCCCAGATGCCGGCGCGGCTGAAGTCGATCGCCATCATTGCGGCGGTCTTTCCGTTGCTCACCGGCGTCGTCGTGCGCTCCTTCGCCTGGCTGATCATTCTCGGCAAGAATGGCATCATCAACAATTTGTTGATCTCCCTCGGCATTACGACAGAGCCCCTTTCAATGCTCTATACCGAAGGCTCCGTCATTGTCGCGATGGTCTATCTCTTCGTGCCGTTGATGATCCTCACCCTGACCGGTGTACTCGAAGCCATTCCGCGCGATGTGGTCGAGGCATCCGCTTCGCTCGGAGCCAAGCCGTTTGCGACCTTCCTGCAGGTCATCCTGCCACTTGCCGTTCCGGGCCTGATCGTCGGCGCCGTCCTCGTTTTCACCGGCAGCTTTACTTCCTACGCCACGCCGCAGCTTCTGGGCGGAGAGCGGCAGATGATGATGGGCACCCTGCTCTATCAGCGTGCCATGGTCACGTTCGACTGGGTCGGCGCTTCGACGATTGCGGCAATCATGGTGGTTATCACGATCGCGGTCGTCTCGATCATGAGCCGCATGGCCCGCCGTCTCAATCCGATGACCGTATGA
- a CDS encoding ABC transporter substrate-binding protein has translation MNVSLFLRITAIAAITAIATSVTAQAQTKTITISWWGYNGEKMNANIIEPFKKICGCDIVFETGNNADRLNKLKLRDGKGVDVIYLSDSFSQQGIEDGMFSEIDPAKIPNLSEIYELGRQPQGKFGPAYTIGRVGIVYDSATVKPPITSWNGLWREDLEKSVSLPGITTTAGPMVVVQAGKHAESDAFEDSESAFAAIEELKPNVVKNYNTGSELVNLISTGEVRVALAQDFTLASMQAAVPTMVWAKLKEGDIATLNTVNIPKGSQNVDLAYQFINFILSKDVQQKEAEQGVDAPINTKVQLTPEQAKIWTYGPEQVGSLSLLDYHKMNEAKADWIDQWNELFSQ, from the coding sequence GTGAACGTGTCTCTTTTCCTTCGTATCACTGCGATTGCCGCAATCACCGCGATCGCAACCTCCGTGACGGCTCAGGCCCAAACGAAGACAATCACCATTTCCTGGTGGGGGTATAATGGCGAAAAGATGAACGCCAACATCATCGAGCCGTTCAAGAAGATCTGCGGCTGCGACATCGTTTTCGAGACCGGCAACAACGCCGACAGGCTGAACAAATTGAAGCTGCGCGATGGAAAGGGCGTCGACGTCATCTATCTCTCGGACAGCTTTTCGCAGCAGGGCATCGAGGATGGGATGTTCTCCGAAATCGACCCCGCCAAGATCCCGAACCTCTCCGAAATCTATGAACTCGGACGTCAGCCGCAGGGCAAGTTCGGCCCGGCCTATACGATCGGCCGCGTCGGCATCGTCTATGACAGCGCCACCGTCAAACCACCGATAACCTCATGGAACGGGCTCTGGCGGGAGGATCTCGAGAAATCGGTCTCGCTGCCGGGCATCACCACGACTGCCGGCCCGATGGTGGTGGTACAGGCAGGCAAACATGCCGAAAGCGATGCCTTCGAGGATAGCGAGAGCGCCTTCGCGGCGATCGAGGAGCTGAAACCCAATGTCGTGAAGAACTACAATACCGGCTCGGAACTGGTAAACCTGATCTCCACCGGCGAAGTGCGTGTGGCGCTGGCCCAGGATTTCACCCTCGCCTCCATGCAGGCGGCGGTTCCGACCATGGTCTGGGCCAAGCTCAAGGAAGGCGACATCGCGACACTCAACACCGTGAACATCCCCAAGGGTTCCCAGAACGTCGACCTCGCCTACCAGTTCATCAATTTCATCCTATCTAAAGACGTTCAGCAAAAGGAAGCCGAACAGGGTGTAGATGCGCCGATCAATACCAAGGTGCAACTGACCCCGGAACAGGCGAAGATCTGGACCTATGGCCCCGAACAGGTGGGCAGCCTGTCGCTCTTAGACTACCACAAGATGAACGAGGCCAAGGCTGACTGGATCGACCAGTGGAACGAGTTGTTCTCACAATGA
- a CDS encoding ATP-binding cassette domain-containing protein, whose translation MTPQNPLVTVDRLCKSFGGGKSLFGGGVPPLKAVDNVSFEIFPGETLGLVGESGSGKSTTGRVLLQLEEPTSGDIIFKGKNLTGLSKALLKPYRRDMQIIFQDPYSSLNPRMTVGEFVGEPLIVHGSGANRSERNDRVAALFRKVGLDPAFMTRYPHEFSGGQRQRVCIARGIALDPAFIVADEPITALDVSIQAQIVNLFQDLQDELGLAYLFIAHDLSMIRYLCHRVAVMLRGRIVEIGPCEAIFENPQHPYTRALLSAIPVPDPKVERNRRPIEFDVNANPTPTEAVMKPVGDRHFVLG comes from the coding sequence ATGACGCCGCAAAACCCCCTCGTAACCGTCGACCGCCTGTGCAAGTCCTTTGGTGGAGGGAAAAGTTTGTTCGGGGGGGGCGTTCCCCCGCTGAAAGCGGTCGATAACGTCAGTTTCGAGATCTTCCCCGGTGAGACGCTTGGGCTCGTTGGCGAATCCGGATCGGGAAAGAGCACGACCGGACGCGTCCTGCTGCAACTGGAGGAGCCGACCAGCGGAGATATTATCTTCAAGGGGAAAAACCTTACCGGCCTCTCCAAGGCACTGTTGAAGCCCTATCGGCGCGACATGCAGATCATCTTCCAGGATCCATATTCCTCGCTCAATCCGCGGATGACGGTAGGCGAATTCGTCGGCGAACCGCTGATCGTGCATGGCTCCGGCGCGAACAGATCTGAGCGCAATGACCGGGTGGCGGCTTTGTTTCGCAAGGTGGGTCTCGATCCCGCCTTCATGACCCGCTATCCGCATGAATTCTCCGGCGGCCAGCGTCAGCGTGTTTGTATCGCCCGCGGGATCGCGCTTGATCCGGCCTTCATCGTTGCTGACGAGCCGATCACTGCGCTCGACGTTTCCATCCAGGCGCAGATCGTCAACCTGTTTCAGGATCTGCAGGACGAGTTGGGCCTGGCCTATCTGTTCATCGCCCACGACCTGTCGATGATCCGATATCTCTGCCATCGGGTGGCGGTTATGCTTCGCGGTCGCATCGTCGAGATCGGTCCCTGCGAAGCGATCTTCGAGAACCCGCAGCATCCCTATACCCGGGCGCTTCTCTCCGCGATCCCTGTTCCCGATCCGAAGGTCGAGCGTAATCGCCGGCCGATTGAATTTGATGTCAACGCCAATCCGACACCCACTGAGGCGGTGATGAAGCCGGTCGGCGATCGGCATTTCGTGCTGGGATAG